DNA sequence from the Cupriavidus sp. WKF15 genome:
GGAATAACTACCGCCTGGCGGGAGTTGCCCAGGATGTGTCTGCGCAGGGCTCGTTCACATGGCCGAACAACTCCGCCTGGTCAAATCCACAACTGAGCGCCGCGGACCTGGGGGCCATTACCCCGTTCAGCGTCTACACTTTTGACATCTACCGCTACGACAAGACCACCACTCCGTGGACGCCGAAGCAAGTCTATTCCTACCCGGTCCGTCTGCGCACCCCGCCGCCGGCTCCGGATACGCTGCGCCAGTATGCATGGCAGGATGTCAGCAAGGAGGCGCGTGACCTGCTGACGCCGGGTTCCAGCACGACGTTCACTGGCGGCGCGACTTTCCCGATGAGCTGGACCTCGGCTTCGGGTGTACCGTTCGTAAAGAAGACCAACGTGCAGATCCGGTCGACCATTGGCGCGCCGCAGGTGTTTGTCAGCGGCACGGCGCGTGCCAAGCCGGCGGCGGCCAACACGGTGGTCAGGCTGGCTGTGCCGGGCGACCAGGGGGCCTCCTTCCCGTCGGTTGCGGCGGCGACTGGCGCGACCGACATGTCGTTTGCCAACCTGAACTGGTCGGACGCGTTCGACCTGAACTTCAGCACCAGCGTGGAATACGACCACTGAAACAGTGACGTCATTCTCCTCGCGCTGAGCGGTGGCCTGTTACGCTGCCGCGCAGCAAGGGATCGGCAATCGAAGGCCAGGGCTACCCGCCCTGGCCTTTTTGCGTGCGCCCAGCATGGGCGCACTCTTGTGGGTGCAAGTCCCACCGTAAGTTGATCACAGCGAACGAAGCGAAGCGCAACTGCGTGAGGGTGACCGAGCGTGGGGAGGAAGCGTGGAGCGAAGCTGCGAGCCGAGGGACACGAACCGGATAGAAGGCGGTGCCGACCAGGACGAGCGGGCGCAATTCCGCGAAGTTCTTGTGATCAAGGGGAGGCGGCGTAAATCCGGCGGTTGTGCAGCGAAGGAGTGCGTTCTTACCTGGGGACGCCCCGCCTTGCGCCTGAAAGGGCGACGGCGTCGAGCCGGAGCGGGGTCTCAGCAGAGGTCATATTAGTTGGGGGTAGCGCCGGGAAGGCTCGAGTCCACCGACGAAGGACCGAACGAGAGGGAGTGTTCGAAGCCGTGTCGATGCAACAGGCATTGCGTCAGAAGCCCGCGCGAGCGGGGCGAGCGAGGGAAACGGACGGTGAAGCCGGCCGGGAACTCGCTCGTGACGAAGCCGGCGGCCCGCGACGCGAACCGGAGGACACAGGGTCGGCGCTGCTGGCAGCGGCGCTGACGCGAGAGAACCTGAAGCAGGCGTTCAGGCGGGTCCGACGCAACAAGGGTGCCGCTGGCGTAGACGGTCTGGATATTGATCAGACCGCTCGCCATCTGGTGTCGGCGTGGCCGGAGATTCGCCAGCAACTGCTCAAGGGGACGTACCGGCCCAGTCCGGTACGGCGGGTAACGATTCCGAAGCCGGACGGAGGCGAGCGTGAGCTTGGTATCGCGACGGTGACGGATCGGTTGATCCAGCAGGCGCTGTTGCAGGTATTGCAGCCGATTCTGGACCCTACCTTCAGCGAGCATAGCTATGGCTTCCGTCCCGGCAGGCGTGCGCACGACGCGGTGCTAGCCGCACAGTCGTACGTGCAATCGGGTCGGCGAATAGTGGTGGACGTGGACTTGGAAAAATTTTTTGACCGAGTCAACCACGACATCCTGATTGATCGCCTACAGAAGCGCATCGAGGACCCCGGAGTCATCCGGCTGGTCCGGGCGTATCTGAACAGCGGGCTGATGGATGGCGGGGTGGTGCTGCAACGGTACGAGGGCACGCCGCAGGGCGGTCCCCTGTCGCCGTTGCTGGCCAACGTGCTGCTCGATGAGGTGGACAAGGAGTTGGAGTGCCGAGGCCATTGCTTCGTGCGCTACGCCGACGATGCGAACGTGTACGTTCGCAGTCGGAGGGCGGGCGAGCGGGTGATGGCGCTGTTGCGGCGGCTGTACGGCAAGTTGCGCCTGAAGGTCAACGAGGCAAAGAGCGCGGTGGCGAGCGCGTTTGGCCGCAAATTCCTCGGCTACAGCTTCTGGGTAGCCGCAGGAGTGGTCAAGCGCAAGGTGGCCGTTAAGCCGCTGCTGACGTTCAAACAACGCATCCGCGAACTGACCGGTCGCTCAGGCGGCCGGAGTCTACGTGCGGTCGTGGAGCGGCTGCAGCCATATGTACGGGGTTGGAAGGCCTACTTCCGGCTGGCGCAAACACCTCATGTCTGGCGAAAGCTGGACGAATGGATGCGTCATCGGTTGCGCGCGATCCAACTCAAGCATTGGCGCTACGGCACTACGATCTACCGGGAATTGCGGGCGCTGGGGGCTGCGCATGCGACAGCCCAGCGGGTGGCGGCCAACAGCCGCTGCTGGTGGCGCAACAGCGATGGCGAGCTAAACCGCGTGCTGAATATCGCCTTCTTCGACCTACTGGGGATGCCTCGCCTTGCTTAACCTCAACCTCTCGAACCGCCCGGTGCGGACCCGCATGCCGGGTGGTGTGGCAGGGGCGCAGCCCGGATGGCTGCCTCCTATGCCGATTGGGGCCCCGTGCCGGGCGCGCCTAGTAGACCCCCGGCACCATCCTCCACGTCCTCGCGCAATACGCCTCGTACTCCGCCCCAAACTCCGACCGCAACATCGCTTCCTCTGCACGGATGCGCGCCACCAGAGGCGGGATCATCAGCAATGTCAGGATCACGCCTACGCCTGAGCGAAACGCCAGTACCCATCCCAGCGAGCTGATGACGAAGCCGAGGTAGCTCGGGTGCCGGATTACGCCGTACAGGCCAGTTGTCACCAGCTTGTGCCCGGGCTGGATCGCAACCAGCCCGCTGAATCGCTTGCCGAGGATGAACACGGGCACCAGCCTCAGTACGCCGCCCCCTGCGAACAGCGCCACGCCGATCCAGCGCAGGGTGTCGCCGTCGAGGATCCAGAAGCCAATCCGGTCATTCCAGGCAGGCACATAGCCGGAAAGCAGGCCGAGCACGCCAAACGCGGCGAGCACCCAGCGATTGCCGCGGTCTTCACGTTCGCCGCTGCTGATGTTGCCCTGGGAGAAGACGGCCACCACGGCCAGTGCCATGGTCGCTTCGGCCAGTACGATGCGCGCCGGATGGGCAAAGAAAGGGGCGAAGCCGCCCCAGCCGATCACCGGAAGGGCCAGGTAGGCAAGGGTGCCTGCCAGGGTGAAGACAGCCATGCCAAGGGAAGAACGCATGCCGGGCTCCGCCATGAGGAGAGTTCATATCCTCCAGCGTATGCCGTTTGGCCGCCGGTTGCAGGCACAGACCAGCGGCCGGGCCGGCACTGCCGCGCAGGCAGTGCCGGCAGGCCTTTGCGCTAGCGGTCAGGCACCGATTGCCTGCCGGATCGCATTCACGACCTGGTCGAACACCGACTGCCTGAACAGCGGAATGGTCCGCTCCATCGACGCCGGCTCGATCTCCGCATACTGCAGGCGGCCGTTGCGCAGCGCGATGGCAAGGCGGCCACCTTCCTCCACGAACGAGCTGCCGCGCACGCCAGAACCGGCAGGCAGGTCATCCGGGTTCAGCTTGATGACGAGGATGTCGCGGTTGCCCGCGTAGCGCTCCCAGCCGATCTTGTCACTGTCGAGCAGCACCTGGTTGCCCTGCACGCTGATCAACTGCGCCTTGCCGTTCGCGTTGAGCGTCAGCGTGGCCGTGCCGAACGGGATTGGGAGGCCGAGCACGTCATCCACGGACTGGTAGGTCCGGTTGGCGTCGCCGATGTAGTTGCAGTGCGGCACGCCGTCGTCGGTCACCGGAGTGCCGATCGCGCACGAATAGAGCGTCACCGACACCAGGTCACGCTCGTGCGAGACAACGCCGAGATACGCGTTGCTGTCCGCGGCGAAGGTGCCCGGGACGCGCAGCGCGAGCGTGTCGTCGATCCAGCCGGCGAGCGTGGCGCCGATGCCCTTGCCGCCCAGTTCCGCGCGGCGCACGACCAGCTTTTCGACAAGGCCGCTGTTCTGGTCCTGCACGGTTGCCTGGTTGCCGCCGATGCTCTGCACCAGGACAGGCCTGTTCTGGTCGGCTTCGCTCAGCACACCTGTCCACGTGCCGTCGGCACGCAACTGGTACTCGCTGGACCACGGGCCCGAAGGAATCCCATCGACCCAAACGTTCGAGGTGGCGTTGTAGTACTGATCCTTACCGGTCAGTTCGTTGCCGACCAGCGTGTAGCGGATTCGCAGCAGGGTCGGCGGGTTCGTGTAGGTGACGCCGTCAACGGTATACAGCGGCTCGGCCATCAGCGCCTTCAGGTCCACGTCGTCGGTGAACACCGGACGCGCGGCAAGCCTGTCCACATCGGCCTGCGTCACGGAGGCGAAGTCGCCGCCCTTTTCCGCGATGGCGTTCAGGACGCCGCGCACGGTGTCGCGGTCGGCGCTGCCGGACTTGGCGAACGACGTCACCTTGTCCACGACCTTGCTGGCGAATGCGCTGGCAGTGTTGTTGCCGCTGGCGATGTAGTCATCCTTGAGGTCGACCGATCCGCCCAGCAGCGCGATCACGCTGCGCTGGGCGGCCGCACGGCTCTGGCCGGCATCGACCAGCGCCTGCACCATGGTCGTCAGCGGGGTGACGTGCTGGCTGGTGGCGCCGTCGATCTCCGTGCTCAGCGTGAAGCTGGCCGGGAACGTGTAGTTCGGCCGCGACAGGTCCTTGGTGTTGGCATCGACCATGACGAGCAGTCGCTTGCCGATGACGTTGCCGTTGGTCACCAGGCCGAAGTTGCCGCTGCCGTCGGTCTTGGCGCTCGGTTCGCCGGCATCGCAGGCACCGTTGCCGTTCACGTCGACGCAGACGGTGGCGCCGACCAGGTAGCCGTCAATCGCCTTGCCGGTCAGGTTGGGCGTTGCCTGCGGAGTTGCCGCCGGCGTGGACGAATCACCGCCGCCGCAGGCGGCAAGCATCGCGGCGCTTGCCAGGGTGGCAAGCAGGGTTCTTGCGTGGAGAGTGGCCAATTGCTTTTTTCCTATGAAGTTGGTCAGGAGGACCGGCGCGGGGCAGCAGCCCGCGCAGGCGTGCGATCGCCCATTGGTTTTAGTTTTGGGTAAGGGGCAGCGGGCGAACCGTGGCTTTATCGGCGCTTCCGACGCGATCGGGCACCCCACATCGGAAGGGCCTAGCCATCACATTGATGGCGCGGGCAGAGGTGCGCGCGCGGCGGCACACGCAGGCAAGCCGGTCATGCCGTGGTTCAATACGGCTTTGCCGGAAAGACACGGAATGCCGCAGACCATGCACCTCATCGATATCAGGAACCTCCAGCAAGCCGCCATCGCGTTCGGTGAGGCGCGCGGCTGGGGCAAGTATCACAGCCCCAAGAACCTGGCCATGGCACTTAGCGTCGAGGTAGCCGAACTGGTGGAGATCTTCCAGTGGCAGACCGAAGAGGAGTCGCGCGGGATCATGTCGACGGACGAGCGCGCGCACGTGGAGCAGGAACTGGCGGATATCACCATCTACCTGACGCAGCTCGTGACGGCGCTGGGCGTGGACCTGGACGCCGCAGTGCGGGCGAAGATGGAGATGAATGCGAAGAAGTATCCGGCACCGCGGTAAGCCGACGGATAGCGGCTGACGCACATTCACTTCCCAGTGCGGCGATAATTGCCGCCATTCACCGCAATTCTTGCGGAGTTTGATTCCGTAGTGACAGAAGTCTCGCCACACGGTGGCCGTCGAAATGGGAAAACGCAATGGCAAGAAGAAAAAACGCAAGCGTCTTCGAAGATCTGTTCGGGCTGGCAGCGTTGCTGCCATGGTGGGTTGGCACTGTACTGGCCGTGGTTGCCTATGGCGTTTTGCATCGCTACGCCGTCGCGGAGATCCATGTCCAGGTACAGCCAGGTCAGATCGGGCAAATGGTTGTGGGGCAGATGACCAAGGCCTTGGCGACCTATGGGCAGTACATCGTGCCCTTCATCTTGCTGGCGGGGGCTGCCGCATCCTTTCTGAAGCGTCGCAAGCGCCGGGGGCTAGTCCAGGATGCGGCGTCGGATCGCTCCGGCGCCACGCTATGTGGATTGAACTGGCGCGATTTCGAGCTGCTGGTGGGAGAGGCCTTCAGGCTGCGCGGCTACGCCGTCGAAGAAACGGGCGGCGGCGGGGCGGATGGCGGCGTTGACCTCAGACTGCGCAAGGGCAATGAAGTGTTCCTGGTGCAGTGCAAGCAGTGGCGTGCCTACAAGGTATCGGTCACCGTGGT
Encoded proteins:
- the ltrA gene encoding group II intron reverse transcriptase/maturase encodes the protein MSMQQALRQKPARAGRARETDGEAGRELARDEAGGPRREPEDTGSALLAAALTRENLKQAFRRVRRNKGAAGVDGLDIDQTARHLVSAWPEIRQQLLKGTYRPSPVRRVTIPKPDGGERELGIATVTDRLIQQALLQVLQPILDPTFSEHSYGFRPGRRAHDAVLAAQSYVQSGRRIVVDVDLEKFFDRVNHDILIDRLQKRIEDPGVIRLVRAYLNSGLMDGGVVLQRYEGTPQGGPLSPLLANVLLDEVDKELECRGHCFVRYADDANVYVRSRRAGERVMALLRRLYGKLRLKVNEAKSAVASAFGRKFLGYSFWVAAGVVKRKVAVKPLLTFKQRIRELTGRSGGRSLRAVVERLQPYVRGWKAYFRLAQTPHVWRKLDEWMRHRLRAIQLKHWRYGTTIYRELRALGAAHATAQRVAANSRCWWRNSDGELNRVLNIAFFDLLGMPRLA
- a CDS encoding isoprenylcysteine carboxylmethyltransferase family protein, translating into MRSSLGMAVFTLAGTLAYLALPVIGWGGFAPFFAHPARIVLAEATMALAVVAVFSQGNISSGEREDRGNRWVLAAFGVLGLLSGYVPAWNDRIGFWILDGDTLRWIGVALFAGGGVLRLVPVFILGKRFSGLVAIQPGHKLVTTGLYGVIRHPSYLGFVISSLGWVLAFRSGVGVILTLLMIPPLVARIRAEEAMLRSEFGAEYEAYCARTWRMVPGVY
- a CDS encoding nucleotide pyrophosphohydrolase translates to MHLIDIRNLQQAAIAFGEARGWGKYHSPKNLAMALSVEVAELVEIFQWQTEEESRGIMSTDERAHVEQELADITIYLTQLVTALGVDLDAAVRAKMEMNAKKYPAPR
- a CDS encoding restriction endonuclease gives rise to the protein MARRKNASVFEDLFGLAALLPWWVGTVLAVVAYGVLHRYAVAEIHVQVQPGQIGQMVVGQMTKALATYGQYIVPFILLAGAAASFLKRRKRRGLVQDAASDRSGATLCGLNWRDFELLVGEAFRLRGYAVEETGGGGADGGVDLRLRKGNEVFLVQCKQWRAYKVSVTVVRELLGAMAAEGAAGGYVVTSGIFTTDAQSFAEGRNIRLIDGATLAKWIEHARAGGAVKRPGAPDEQRPPVTAPPAPSTQSSDPACPRCGGSMVRRIAKQGANAGNSFWGCATFPKCRGVRGL